CGGTGCACAGCGCCCAGTTGCCGAGCTTGCGGATGAAGGTCATGTCGTCGGTGCCGCCGCCGTTGGCGAAGCGCGAGCCCTTGGCGAAGTCGGCGCCGGAGACCAGCGCGGAGACGTACGACACGATCTCGTTGCCGTCGGCGGAGCCGTCCGCGTCGACCATCACGATGATGTCTCCGCTGCACGCCTCGAACCCGGTGATCAGGGCATCCCCCTTGCCCCTGCCGTGCTGTTCGACGACCTTGACGTCCGGCCACAGCGAACGGGCCACGCCGACGGTGTCGTCCGTGGAATTGCCGTCGACCAGGACGACTTCGTGTATCCAGTCCGGAAGCGTCTTGAAGACGTAGGGCAGGTTCTCCGCCTCGTTCATGGCGGGAATCACCACGCTCACCGGCGGAGTGATCGCCAGGTGAGAGGAGATCGGCCGGTAGTGCGCTTCGATCGACGGATCTTGCTGCCCTGAACTGGGCGGCCGCAGGACGGAACTCATGGGTTTTTCCCTCTCGTCCGGTGGACCGCCCACCCCCGGGCGGCCCGGCTCTGTGTCCGGTTCGAAAGGGGGGTTCTCATCTTCGGCGCGGTGAACTGATCTCCGTGCACCCCGATGAGCTGGCAAAGCTGGCCGGTCTGCCGGAGAAGAACGGCAGCCGGTCGCGCGGCACGACTCGGTCACAGTTGCGGTCACCGAGCACGGCACCCCCCTACCGCGCCCCGCGCCGGTGGACGCCGCGGCCCTGAGCCCTCCCCTGGAGCCGTGTGCCGACGTGCCGGTGCGGGTGAGATGTGATGTACGACGGTATTGACGATTGAACCCGAAAAGCAAGCCCTGGAGGGCTGTCTCCCGGTTTTGTTGGTTTGGCCGTTACACAACTTTGGCCGGTGTTGTTCAGACTTGTGTGCGTTTTCCGGAAATTCGTTCCCGGATCAGGGTCAGCGCCAGGAGCAGCAGGCTGAGTGCGGTCACCGCGACCACCCCGCCGCGGACGGACCAGCGGTGGACCGCGAGCATGCCTTGGGCAACCAGCATGTTGGCGACGACCGAGCCCGCAAGTGCGCAGAGCGTCCGGCCGAAGGGATCCAGCCCGCGCAGCGCCGCGGCGAGCGCCACGGCCGGCGCCGCGAGCAGGAAGAACAGGGTGCACGGGCCGCGCAGTGGAGAAGCGGAATCGATGAGAGCGAGCAGCGCGCCCACCCCTGCGACGGCCGTTGCGGCCCCCGCGAGCAGCGGCAATGAGGATGTCTTGATGCGTATGGTCTGCATTGGCGACTTTGCCCCCCGACGCGCCGGATGCCGGGCTTCAATGTGGCGCAGGC
Above is a genomic segment from Streptomyces fodineus containing:
- a CDS encoding glycosyltransferase family 2 protein, which codes for MSSVLRPPSSGQQDPSIEAHYRPISSHLAITPPVSVVIPAMNEAENLPYVFKTLPDWIHEVVLVDGNSTDDTVGVARSLWPDVKVVEQHGRGKGDALITGFEACSGDIIVMVDADGSADGNEIVSYVSALVSGADFAKGSRFANGGGTDDMTFIRKLGNWALCTVVNRKFGARYTDLCYGYNAFWRHCLDKIDLDCTGFEVETLMNIRVVKAGLKVQEIPSHEYLRIHGTSNLRAVRDGFRVLKVILKERSNRRALRRQEHPSPMLDTVRGEVS